The Deltaproteobacteria bacterium genome includes the window GAGCGGATTTTGGTGATCGAAACAATCCTGCGGAAATTCCTCAGGCGCATTGGCGAACTATCTGGTGGGTCTTTGGGGAGGACGATTTCTTTTTTCAAGGTGCATCAAAATTGACGACCACGCGCGGCTAAAGGCTGAAAAAACCTTTGGCAGAAGGGGTGCGCCTGTTCTTTTTTTCTCCTGGCTTCCGGGCAAAGCCGCCGAAATCCCCGCCGGGGAAGTGCTCAAGCGCGCGCTTGCTGCCATCTATTAACTGAGTCTTCTGCACCAAAAAACATGTTGGGTGAACCGAAACGATGTGCAGAACCACCCAAGCCAACCTCGTTTACTTCGCTTTTTTCAGCAGAACGGAAAGGTCTATTCTGTAATCCTTCCAGTGAAGTGCATCTATGCCCCTTTTTCGCATTTCCTTGATTTTGGCTTGATCCTTCTGGCCCCGTGGGCAGGAAACAAGGCCTATCACCCTTTTGAGGTGATTTGAGCCCAAGCCCTTTCCGTGCTCCTTTTTCCGTCCTCTGCCGCAATACCTTTCGGATGTCTGCTCTAGTTGCGAAAGGGCGTGGGGGAAATCAGAACCCTTCAGTTCAACTATAACCACAACAAAATGTTGCGCATCCTTTGCCCTGCACACGAAAATGGCGTCAGCCGTCCGCTCACCTTTTTCTGCGGCCTTAGCTTCAAGCCTGACCCTCACAACCTCGTCGCCCTTCTCGTGGGTAATGGTAAGGTTGCGCCGTTTCTCGCCTATGGAATTTTTCATTTCGACGCCATGCCCAGGAAACATCTGCGCCACGGCTTGCGCCAGATCAGACCCGGAATCAGCCACGGCCTTCCTCCAGGTCCAAAAGTGCGTCGAATTCGCGGCCAAGCTGGTTGGCGGTGGCGTCAACCTCGTCGGAATCCATCAGCCCGGTTTTCTTGTCAATTATGCTGACAGCCTTCCCGTCCGCCGTAAGACGGTATGCTGCGACCTCCTTGGGATCGAGAAGGTGATGATTTTCGGGCATTTCAGCACCAAGATGATCGCCACACCGTGCCTCTCCCATTCTGAAAGGTGGATATTTTTGGCAAAATGCAGAATAACTCATAAATGTTTGCATGAGGTTGTTTATTGTATAAAGCACATAAGGTGAATGCGTGGTAATAAAAAAACTGCGGTTTTGATTTACGAGATAGGCTATCGTTTCGACTACAATTCGTTGAGCGGCGGGATGGAGATGGGTTTCGGGTTCCTCGAAGATGAAGGATGTATCCGAAAACTCAACGCCCGCCGTAGATGCTGCTGCGAAAAAAGGCCAGGTTTCCATCTGTCCTGACGTAATTGCCGAAAGAGGCATCATTTTACTTACATTGCCCATTTCCTTATCAATTATATGAGTACCGAATTCCCATCCCTTATTCTGTCCCGTTCTTTTATACGAAAGTTCACCTTTGAGCGCATTTCGCTGAAAATCACGTAATTTAATAAACAAATCATCCCTTTTATCATTAAAGTGATAATTAAAATTGTTTCCTATGAACCGCTTTTCGTACTGTCTTTCGGCATAATCGAGAATTGTGATGAATTTTCTGAACGGCAACGGCAGATAATTTCTATATACAACTCCCATTTCATTTTTAAAAAACATCGAAATCATAGCTCGTTCAGTTGGAATGAACACATTGTTGACAAAAGGTGAAATCCCTTTTGATGAAGCCCTCTCGTTCCATGTGTCTGCCCATTGTTGCATTTGACTTGCGAGGACGCTGTTAAGTTTCACTTTACCGTTTACGTTGCATCTTATCTGCCAATCAATATTATTTGACGCGTCAGAGTAATGAATTGATGTATTCTTGGCTGTGTAATAATAAAAAGGCGTTCCGCGCAATTCATTTAAAATTTCCTCAATTATTTTTCCCTGCCATCCTTTTTCTTCCGTGTTTTCACGTTTGTACCTTTGATCGAATTCTGACTGGAGAGTTCTAAAAAAATACAGCACCTGGGCGGCGAGGGATTTTCCAGAAGCCTGGGGGCCGACCAGCACGGTGAGGGGCTTGACTTCGATTTTCAGGTTTTTTATGGGGCCGAGCCCGCTGATTTTGAGAATTTCCGGCATCGGGGGCCTTCTTTCCGGCGAATTTTTGACGGTTTGAGGTTCAAACACCGGCTGGATAAAAAAGTATACACCCATTTATGCTTCAAATCCGTATCAATATCAAGGGGATTTGTTGAAAATCACCAAACCGGAAAAAAGGCGGGGGGGGGGGGAGAGGAAAAGCACCAAGCCCTGAAAACCGGCGGCGGTTATGTGCTTGCGTAAGCAAGCACATAACCGCCGCTTAATAATTGGGGGTCCGGGGGAACGCAGTTCCCCCGGCCGCCGGAGGCATATCTTTTGCTTTTACTGTTCTGCCTTTACTGTGTCGCCTCTGCTGTTCCGCCTTTACTTTTCCTTCGAGAAAAAGCTCGCCTTGAAGAACTCGCGGTTCATGCGGGCGATGTGGGAGATGGAGATTTCCTTGGGGCAGTCGGCCTCGCATTCCTTCTCGTTGGTGCAGTTGCCGAATCCAAGGCAGTCCATGGCGCGGAGCATGGCAAGCACGCGCTTGGCGGCTTCGGGGCGTCCCTGGGGAAGGAGCGCCATCTGGGAGACCTTGGCTGACAGGAAGAGCATGGCGCTTGCGTTGGGGCAGGATGCCACGCAGGCCCCGCAGCCGATGCAGGCGGCGGCGTCCATGGAGCTTTCGGCGTTATCCTGAGGAACCGGGATGGAGTTGGCTTCCGGGGCCGAGCCGGTGTTCACCGAGACGAAGCCGCCCGCCTGGATGATGGTGTCGAAGGCCCCGCGATCCACCACGAGGTCTTTTATGACTTTAAAGGCGCGGGCGCGGAAGGGCTCGATGGCGATGGTGTCGCCGTCGGAAAAATGCCTCATGTGAAGCTGGCACAGGGTGGTGCCTTTTTCCGGGCCGTGGGCGCGCCCGTTCACCACCGCGCCGCACATGCCGCAGATGCCTTCCCGGCAGTCGTGGTCAAAGGCTATGGGCTCGCGGCCTTTTAAGGTCAGTTCCTCGTTAACTTTATCCAGCATTTCAAGGAAGCTGGAATCAGTTGAGATTTCGCGGGCTTCTATGGTCTCAAATGCGCCTTTTTTGGATCCGCTTGCCTGCCGCCAGACCTTAAGCGTCAAATTTATGTCTCGTGCGCTCACTTGTAGCTCCTTTGGGTGAGTTTCACGTTTTCGAACGTAAGGGGCTCCTTGTGGAAATTGGGGGCCGCGCCATCGCCCGCGTATTCCCAGCAAGCCGCGTGGCAGAAATTTTCGTCGTCGCGCTGGGCCTCGTTTTCCGGGGTCTGGAAGGCCTCGTTGAAGTGCCCTCCGCAGGATTCCCGGCGCGTCAGGGCGTCTGTCACCATGACTTCCGCAAATTCCAGGAAATCCGCCACGCGGCCCGCGCGTTCAAGGGACTGGTTGAAATCGCTGCTGTCGCCCGGAACCAGCACGTTTTCCCAGAACTCGGCGCGGATTGCCGGGATGCGATCCAGGGCCTTTTGAAGCCCTTCGTCGGTACGCCCCATTCCGCAGTTGTTCCACAGTAAGAGACCGAGTTCCTTGTGGAAATCATCCACAGTGCGTTTGCCCTTTATGGAAAGGAGCTTGTTGGTTTTGGCGGACGCCGCTTTTTCGGCTTCAACAAAGGCCGGGTGATCGGTGGTGATGGTATCCAGCCCGCCGCCAGTGAGGTAGCCGCCTATTGTGTAGGGGATGACGAAGTAGCCGTCCGCAAGGCCCTGCATGAGAGCCGAGGCCCCAAGGCGGTTTGCGCCGTGATCCGAAAAATTGGCCTCGCCGAGTACGAAAAGGCCCGGAACAGTGGACTGGAGGTTATAATCCACCCAGAGCCCGCCCATGGTGTAATGGATGGCCGGGTAGATCATCATGGGGGTGGTGTATGGGTCGTCGCCGGTGATTTTCTCGTACATGGCAAATAAGTTGCCGTATTTTTTGCGGATAACTTCCTTGCCATCCCGATTGATCGCGTCGGCGAAATCGAGATAGACCGCAAGCCCGGTTTCGCCCACGCCCATTCCGGCGTCGCACATGAGCTTTGCGTTGCGGCTGGCGACATCACGGGGGACAAGGTTTCCGAAGCTTGGGTACTTGCGTTCAAGATAGTAGTCGCGGTCGGATTCCGGGATATCCTGTGGCCTACGGGTGTCACCCTTGGTCTTGGGAACCCACACGCGCCCGTCGTTGCGCAGGCTCTCGCTCATCAGCGTCAGTTTCGACTGGCTGGTGCCATGCACCGGAATGCAGGTGGGGTGAATCTGGGTGAAGCAGGGGTTGGCGAAAAAGGCCCCTTTTT containing:
- a CDS encoding ATP-binding protein, giving the protein MGVYFFIQPVFEPQTVKNSPERRPPMPEILKISGLGPIKNLKIEVKPLTVLVGPQASGKSLAAQVLYFFRTLQSEFDQRYKRENTEEKGWQGKIIEEILNELRGTPFYYYTAKNTSIHYSDASNNIDWQIRCNVNGKVKLNSVLASQMQQWADTWNERASSKGISPFVNNVFIPTERAMISMFFKNEMGVVYRNYLPLPFRKFITILDYAERQYEKRFIGNNFNYHFNDKRDDLFIKLRDFQRNALKGELSYKRTGQNKGWEFGTHIIDKEMGNVSKMMPLSAITSGQMETWPFFAAASTAGVEFSDTSFIFEEPETHLHPAAQRIVVETIAYLVNQNRSFFITTHSPYVLYTINNLMQTFMSYSAFCQKYPPFRMGEARCGDHLGAEMPENHHLLDPKEVAAYRLTADGKAVSIIDKKTGLMDSDEVDATANQLGREFDALLDLEEGRG
- a CDS encoding succinate dehydrogenase/fumarate reductase iron-sulfur subunit, translating into MSARDINLTLKVWRQASGSKKGAFETIEAREISTDSSFLEMLDKVNEELTLKGREPIAFDHDCREGICGMCGAVVNGRAHGPEKGTTLCQLHMRHFSDGDTIAIEPFRARAFKVIKDLVVDRGAFDTIIQAGGFVSVNTGSAPEANSIPVPQDNAESSMDAAACIGCGACVASCPNASAMLFLSAKVSQMALLPQGRPEAAKRVLAMLRAMDCLGFGNCTNEKECEADCPKEISISHIARMNREFFKASFFSKEK
- a CDS encoding fumarate reductase/succinate dehydrogenase flavoprotein subunit; the encoded protein is MTLDSKVPGGPIESKWQRHKADLKLVNPANKRKFTVIVVGTGLAGGSASASLAELGYNVKTFCIQDSPRRAHSIAAQGGINAAKNYTNDGDSVWRLFYDTVKGGDFRAREANVYRLAEVSNLIIDHCAAQGIPFAREYSGLLANRSFGGAQVSRTFYARGQTGQQLLLGAYSSLARQISVGKVTMFPRREMLDLVVVNGRARGIVVRNLVTGQMERHEAHAVVLATGGYGNVFFLSTNAMACNVTASWRCYKKGAFFANPCFTQIHPTCIPVHGTSQSKLTLMSESLRNDGRVWVPKTKGDTRRPQDIPESDRDYYLERKYPSFGNLVPRDVASRNAKLMCDAGMGVGETGLAVYLDFADAINRDGKEVIRKKYGNLFAMYEKITGDDPYTTPMMIYPAIHYTMGGLWVDYNLQSTVPGLFVLGEANFSDHGANRLGASALMQGLADGYFVIPYTIGGYLTGGGLDTITTDHPAFVEAEKAASAKTNKLLSIKGKRTVDDFHKELGLLLWNNCGMGRTDEGLQKALDRIPAIRAEFWENVLVPGDSSDFNQSLERAGRVADFLEFAEVMVTDALTRRESCGGHFNEAFQTPENEAQRDDENFCHAACWEYAGDGAAPNFHKEPLTFENVKLTQRSYK